DNA from Victivallaceae bacterium:
AGCATGTCCGGACGATAACGGTAATGATTTAACTCTAGTCCAAGGAATGAAATTTTCAAAATCGTTAAGAAAATCGACTCTGAATAGAGTCGGACGTAATTTGACCTTATATCGAGTAAAAAAATGCTCCGAAACCGACAACTCTTCCCGTTCTTGAAGGTTAACCTGAGATAAAATATTACGAAACGGCATATTCGTATTTTCCGTTAAAAAAACTTGTTCTTCGACATCAAAATAAGGGAATTCATAAAGACCGGCCATTAATCCTTTATAACGAAAATTCAATAAGACACCTTCGGAAGAAATAAAAACACCCACAAGACGAAATAAGCGGGAAACACCCTTTTTCGGCAATCTTTTCGGGTATTCGGACTGAAGAGAATACTTGAAAGCATTGCAACCGGATTGTAAAGGACAGGTTTTACAAGAAGGACGTTTATTACAGACAAGGGCTCCCAATTCAATCAAGCCTTCTGCGACAATAGAGGGTTCGTCATCAGGAAGCAATCTCTCAGCTAACGAAGTGATCAAACGGCGGCCTTTAAAAGAATCTATTTTCTCCTCTATGGAAAAATAACGCGCCAATACTCTTAAAACGTTGCCGTCAACAGGAGCCGTTTTC
Protein-coding regions in this window:
- the mutY gene encoding A/G-specific adenine glycosylase, which translates into the protein MSSISVSKFPIVNLNNWFNENKRFFPWRINKTPYRVWISEVMLQQTVAKTVVPYFEKWMYFFPNIGDVASASEESILKLWEGLGYYSRARNIKAGAIEIVRKFGGQWPEDLKSLLSIKGIGPYTASAVLSFAFGKKTAPVDGNVLRVLARYFSIEEKIDSFKGRRLITSLAERLLPDDEPSIVAEGLIELGALVCNKRPSCKTCPLQSGCNAFKYSLQSEYPKRLPKKGVSRLFRLVGVFISSEGVLLNFRYKGLMAGLYEFPYFDVEEQVFLTENTNMPFRNILSQVNLQEREELSVSEHFFTRYKVKLRPTLFRVDFLNDFENFIPWTRVKSLPLSSGHASVLRLVQSKFDF